The Acidianus manzaensis genome has a window encoding:
- the rgy gene encoding reverse gyrase, protein MNEQLPEVVYMNSCPNCGCDITSSKLYRGSACHSCVPNDKTFNSLRDLINYLIDTNKLKKLNSYYHNLLEFEKVEDLFKNILGSPPIGPQRSWIIRALRGESFAIIAPPGLGKTTFGIIMSLYFSRLHNKTLMLFPTKTLVTQVIQKIQEMSKSLDFTPKLVYYYSGLSQSSKQELEKAISQDDFDIFLSTSRYLMANFDTVFNHNYKYIFVDDIDSVLKSGKSALVILKLAGFSEEDIDTVRDLLRKSRNDPNVFDEIRKIREKKIKDRISIFSSATITKSNPVFSSLMGFRPGSASIYLRNVIDSYAYINSMNDSDLIALINKIVNKLGSGGLIFVPVDKGTEFAQYIAKNISGIKAEAISSSSVKKLEKFEDGEIDSLVGVATHYGILVRGIDIPWRIKYALFVGIPRFRFKLGETMHPIAMLKMLTLISLIVKDDNITKVYRIVRNYLRRTSPTALAMIAKSVKEGNISDKYIQEGYDIVNKYLKDKEILAKISEIGDLSIIGDYVTTPDYLTYIQASGRTSRIFGGELTTGLSILLVDDKKLFELLNRKLSLVLDSINWNIIDIDNNKIGNWDLLDLKNKIESEREKIEKIKKEGILVSESIGNIKTVLFIVESPNKARTISNFFSKPTIRNFGNLLIYETVMGDKLLMVTASEGHLYDLTTKNLGIHGIEVKENHDKEFIPYYNTIKRCDKGHQFTEYGENKTCPICGSTNIKDKANVIESLKQVALEADEILIGTDPDVEGEKIAWDLYFTLRPFNANIKRAEFHEVTRRAIVSAINNSRAFSIPLLQSQIVRRIEDRWIGFSLSSKLQTEFWNTYCGNVLKNDNCTTLNRNLSAGRVQTPVLGWVVNRYNQYNTTKRIVYIVKFLNSLSVLVPRQENVSKNSNIKILIDNVSKESTTFGPLPPYTTDTLLSDSSNLYGISASETMRIAQDLFEMGLITYHRTDSTRISNTGIGIAENYLKQMLGDNYKAIFKPRTWGEGGAHEAIRPTKPLDEKQLRAAIEEGDLVLSKRLTLNHYRIYGIIFSRFISSQLVPLNIDKLHVKIKAMSNGKEIKIETPELDLLMNISLPNNINLENLSLYYPKIYFATRDSSYSDTVNKILNCMNNKNCEFDGVITGSITKSDYSLYTQGELITEMKNKKIGRPSTYATIISTLLKRGYIIESRKVKRIVPSKLGTNVYEFLINNYSKFVSEDRTRDLLERMDRIEEGKEDYRQVLKQLYSEIQSIG, encoded by the coding sequence ATGAATGAACAACTTCCAGAAGTAGTTTATATGAATTCCTGCCCAAACTGTGGATGCGATATTACATCAAGCAAACTTTATAGGGGTTCTGCTTGTCACTCATGCGTACCAAATGATAAAACATTTAATTCATTGAGGGATCTTATCAATTATCTCATAGATACTAATAAATTAAAAAAACTGAACTCATATTATCATAATCTTTTAGAATTTGAAAAAGTGGAAGATTTATTTAAAAACATTCTAGGCTCTCCTCCTATTGGTCCTCAAAGATCATGGATAATTAGAGCACTAAGGGGTGAAAGCTTTGCTATTATTGCACCACCAGGATTGGGTAAAACTACTTTTGGTATAATTATGTCATTATATTTTTCTCGACTCCACAATAAAACTTTAATGTTATTTCCTACAAAAACATTAGTTACGCAGGTAATACAAAAAATTCAAGAAATGAGCAAGAGTCTTGATTTTACTCCTAAGTTAGTGTATTATTATTCTGGTTTATCTCAATCTTCAAAGCAAGAATTGGAAAAGGCTATTTCACAAGATGATTTTGACATATTTTTATCTACATCTAGATATTTAATGGCTAATTTTGATACAGTTTTTAATCATAATTATAAATATATTTTTGTAGATGATATAGATTCAGTCTTAAAGTCAGGGAAAAGTGCTTTAGTGATATTAAAGTTAGCTGGTTTTTCAGAAGAGGATATAGATACTGTTAGAGATCTTTTAAGGAAGTCTAGAAATGATCCTAATGTTTTTGATGAAATAAGAAAAATAAGGGAAAAGAAAATTAAGGATAGAATATCAATTTTTTCATCTGCAACTATAACCAAAAGTAATCCAGTATTTTCATCATTAATGGGTTTTAGACCAGGTAGTGCTTCAATATATCTTAGAAATGTAATAGATTCATATGCTTATATTAATTCGATGAACGATAGTGATTTGATAGCATTAATAAATAAAATTGTAAATAAATTAGGTAGTGGAGGGTTAATTTTTGTTCCTGTAGATAAAGGAACTGAATTTGCACAATATATAGCGAAAAATATTTCTGGAATTAAGGCTGAAGCAATATCGTCATCATCAGTCAAGAAATTAGAAAAATTTGAAGATGGAGAAATAGATTCTTTGGTTGGAGTAGCAACTCATTATGGTATTTTAGTTAGAGGAATAGACATTCCTTGGAGAATAAAATATGCACTATTTGTAGGTATACCAAGGTTTAGATTCAAATTAGGCGAAACTATGCATCCAATAGCAATGTTAAAGATGCTTACGCTGATTTCTTTGATAGTCAAGGACGATAATATTACAAAAGTATATAGAATAGTGAGAAATTACTTACGTAGAACATCTCCTACCGCTTTAGCTATGATTGCTAAGAGTGTAAAGGAGGGAAATATTTCAGATAAATACATTCAAGAAGGGTACGATATCGTAAATAAATATCTTAAGGATAAAGAAATCCTAGCTAAAATTTCTGAAATTGGAGATCTTTCTATAATTGGAGATTATGTCACAACTCCAGACTATCTTACGTATATTCAAGCTTCTGGTAGGACATCAAGAATATTTGGAGGAGAATTAACTACTGGTCTTTCAATTCTTTTAGTAGATGATAAAAAATTATTTGAATTATTGAATAGAAAATTATCTTTGGTTCTAGATTCAATAAATTGGAATATAATAGATATAGATAATAATAAAATAGGTAATTGGGATTTATTAGATTTAAAAAATAAAATCGAATCAGAAAGAGAAAAGATAGAAAAAATTAAAAAAGAAGGTATATTAGTTTCTGAGTCTATTGGAAATATTAAAACAGTTTTATTTATTGTAGAATCTCCTAATAAAGCAAGAACTATTTCTAACTTCTTTTCTAAGCCTACAATACGTAATTTTGGAAATTTACTAATATACGAGACAGTAATGGGAGATAAACTACTAATGGTAACGGCTAGTGAAGGACATCTTTATGACTTAACTACCAAAAATTTAGGTATACACGGTATAGAAGTTAAAGAGAATCACGATAAGGAATTTATACCTTACTATAATACAATAAAAAGATGTGATAAAGGACATCAATTTACAGAATATGGAGAAAATAAAACGTGTCCCATATGCGGTTCTACGAATATTAAAGATAAAGCAAATGTTATAGAATCGTTAAAGCAGGTCGCGTTAGAGGCAGATGAAATATTAATAGGTACTGATCCAGATGTTGAAGGAGAAAAGATAGCTTGGGATCTATATTTTACTTTAAGGCCTTTTAATGCTAATATAAAAAGAGCTGAATTTCATGAAGTAACTAGAAGAGCAATAGTATCTGCTATAAATAATTCTAGGGCATTTTCTATACCATTATTACAATCTCAGATAGTCAGAAGAATAGAAGATAGATGGATAGGATTTAGCTTATCAAGTAAACTTCAAACTGAGTTTTGGAACACATATTGTGGGAATGTACTTAAAAATGATAATTGTACAACATTAAATAGAAATTTAAGTGCAGGTAGAGTACAAACTCCAGTTCTAGGATGGGTAGTAAATAGATACAATCAATATAATACTACAAAAAGAATTGTATACATAGTGAAATTTTTGAATTCACTATCAGTACTTGTTCCTAGACAAGAAAATGTAAGTAAAAACTCAAATATAAAGATATTAATAGATAACGTATCTAAAGAGAGTACTACTTTTGGTCCATTACCTCCTTACACTACTGACACTCTTCTTTCTGATTCGTCTAATCTTTATGGAATATCTGCTTCAGAAACTATGAGAATAGCCCAAGATTTATTTGAAATGGGTCTAATAACTTACCATAGAACTGACAGTACTAGAATTTCAAATACTGGAATAGGAATTGCAGAAAATTATTTGAAACAAATGTTAGGTGATAATTATAAAGCAATATTTAAGCCTAGAACTTGGGGAGAAGGAGGTGCGCATGAAGCTATAAGGCCTACTAAACCTTTAGATGAAAAACAACTTAGAGCTGCTATAGAAGAGGGAGACCTGGTACTATCTAAAAGACTTACACTTAATCACTATAGAATATATGGAATAATATTTTCTAGATTTATTTCTAGCCAATTGGTTCCTTTGAATATTGACAAGTTACATGTAAAAATTAAGGCAATGAGCAATGGGAAAGAAATAAAAATTGAAACACCAGAATTAGATTTACTTATGAATATTTCCTTGCCTAATAATATAAACCTAGAAAATTTATCTTTATATTATCCTAAAATATATTTTGCAACAAGAGATTCTTCATATTCAGATACAGTAAATAAGATATTAAATTGTATGAATAACAAGAATTGTGAATTTGACGGTGTTATAACTGGATCAATTACTAAGAGTGATTATTCCTTATATACTCAAGGAGAACTTATTACAGAAATGAAAAATAAAAAAATAGGAAGACCAAGTACGTACGCTACTATAATTTCTACCTTACTAAAAAGAGGATATATAATTGAAAGTAGAAAAGTTAAAAGAATTGTGCCATCTAAGTTAGGTACGAATGTATACGAGTTTCTTATAAATAATTACTCAAAATTTGTATCTGAAGATAGAACAAGAGACTTACTAGAACGTATGGATAGGATCGAAGAAGGCAAAGAGGATTACAGACAAGTATTAAAGCAATTATATAGTGAAATACAAAGTATTGGGTGA
- a CDS encoding CDC48 family AAA ATPase, with product MADSIKLRVSEARQRDVGRKIARLSESVMNKLSITTGDYIEIDGPSGSSLVQAMPAYDIPEDEIRIDGYVRKTIGVSIGDEVTIKKARVDQATKVVLAPEEPIRFDQSFVDYVKDQLMYKPLTKGETIPIPIYTGVINLTVVTTQPSNFVFVSSETQIDIKEEPMKSSGEGYPKVTWEDIGDLEDVKSKIREIVELPMKHPEIFQRLGIEPPKGVLLYGPPGVGKTLLARALASEIGAYFTSINGPEIMSKFYGESEERLRQIFEEAEKNAPSIIFIDEIDAIAPKREETTGEVEKRVVSQLLTLMDGIKGRGKIVVIAATNRPDAIDPALRRPGRFDREIEIRPPDVKARKEILQVHTRNMPLTEDVNLDDIAEMTNGYTGADLAALAKEAAMSSLRRFMEAGKINLDQGQIPADLLKELKVSMNDFLDAMKSIQPTLLREVYVEVPKVRWSDIGGLDNVKQQLKEAIEWQIKFPNAFAKAGIRAPKGVLLYGPPGTGKTMLAKAVATESGANFIAVRGPEVLSKWVGESEKAIREIFRRARQTAPTVVFFDEIDSIAPMRGFSTDSGVTERMVNQLLAEMDGITPLNKVVVIAATNRPDILDPALLRPGRFDRIIYVPPPDKQARLEILKVHTKNVPLDNDVNLETIAEKTEGYTGADLEAVVREATMLMLREASSQCDQKAKNECSKDGKLNEECYNKELRTCMDNFTGKVNMNHFTKALEIVSPSLTKADIERYERMAKDLKRSALV from the coding sequence ATGGCAGATTCAATTAAGCTTAGAGTATCGGAAGCAAGACAAAGAGATGTAGGAAGAAAAATTGCTAGATTGTCCGAATCAGTAATGAATAAATTATCTATAACAACAGGAGATTATATAGAAATAGATGGACCTTCTGGTTCTAGTTTAGTACAAGCAATGCCAGCATATGATATACCAGAAGATGAAATACGAATAGATGGATATGTAAGAAAGACTATAGGAGTTTCTATTGGTGATGAAGTAACAATAAAAAAAGCGAGAGTTGATCAAGCTACTAAAGTTGTTTTAGCTCCAGAAGAGCCAATAAGATTTGATCAAAGTTTTGTTGATTACGTAAAAGACCAATTAATGTATAAACCATTAACAAAAGGTGAAACAATACCAATACCTATTTACACTGGAGTTATAAATCTCACAGTAGTAACAACTCAACCTTCAAATTTTGTATTTGTTAGTTCAGAAACTCAGATAGATATCAAAGAAGAACCTATGAAATCTTCTGGAGAAGGATATCCTAAAGTAACATGGGAAGATATAGGAGATCTAGAAGATGTAAAAAGTAAAATAAGAGAAATTGTAGAGCTACCAATGAAACATCCTGAAATATTCCAGAGGTTAGGAATAGAACCACCTAAAGGAGTTCTATTATATGGACCTCCAGGAGTAGGAAAAACATTACTAGCTAGAGCATTAGCAAGCGAGATAGGAGCTTACTTTACTTCCATAAATGGACCAGAAATAATGAGTAAATTTTATGGAGAAAGCGAAGAAAGATTAAGACAAATTTTTGAAGAAGCAGAAAAGAATGCTCCATCAATAATTTTCATAGATGAAATAGATGCTATAGCTCCTAAGAGAGAAGAAACAACTGGAGAAGTGGAAAAAAGAGTTGTTTCTCAGCTCTTAACGTTAATGGATGGAATAAAAGGAAGAGGTAAAATAGTTGTAATAGCTGCTACAAATAGACCAGATGCTATAGATCCTGCATTAAGAAGACCTGGAAGATTTGATAGAGAAATAGAAATAAGACCACCAGATGTAAAAGCCAGAAAAGAAATATTACAAGTTCACACCAGAAATATGCCATTAACCGAAGATGTAAATTTAGACGACATAGCAGAAATGACAAATGGTTACACTGGAGCAGACTTAGCAGCATTAGCTAAAGAAGCTGCTATGAGTTCATTAAGAAGATTTATGGAAGCTGGAAAAATAAATCTTGATCAAGGTCAGATTCCTGCAGACTTATTGAAAGAGCTTAAGGTATCAATGAATGATTTCTTAGATGCAATGAAGTCAATACAGCCTACATTATTAAGAGAAGTATATGTAGAAGTTCCAAAAGTTAGATGGTCAGATATAGGAGGATTAGATAATGTAAAACAACAATTAAAAGAAGCTATAGAATGGCAAATAAAGTTTCCAAATGCGTTCGCAAAAGCTGGTATTAGAGCTCCTAAAGGAGTTCTATTATATGGACCTCCAGGAACTGGAAAAACTATGTTAGCTAAAGCAGTAGCCACTGAGAGCGGGGCTAATTTTATAGCAGTACGTGGACCAGAAGTATTATCAAAATGGGTAGGAGAAAGTGAGAAAGCAATAAGAGAAATATTTAGAAGGGCAAGACAAACTGCACCTACAGTAGTATTCTTTGATGAAATAGACTCAATTGCACCAATGAGAGGATTTTCCACTGATAGTGGAGTAACAGAAAGGATGGTAAATCAATTGCTAGCTGAAATGGATGGTATAACTCCATTAAATAAAGTAGTTGTAATAGCTGCTACAAATAGACCAGATATATTAGACCCAGCACTGTTAAGACCAGGTAGATTTGATAGGATAATATATGTTCCTCCACCAGATAAACAAGCTAGATTAGAAATATTGAAAGTTCATACTAAGAATGTTCCACTAGATAATGATGTTAATCTAGAAACTATAGCTGAGAAAACTGAAGGGTATACAGGTGCAGATTTAGAAGCAGTAGTTAGAGAAGCTACAATGTTAATGTTACGCGAGGCTTCGTCTCAATGTGATCAGAAAGCTAAAAATGAATGCAGCAAAGACGGTAAATTAAATGAAGAATGTTACAATAAGGAATTAAGAACATGTATGGATAACTTTACTGGAAAAGTGAACATGAATCATTTTACAAAAGCATTAGAAATAGTATCTCCAAGTCTAACTAAAGCTGATATAGAAAGATATGAGAGGATGGCAAAAGATCTGAAGAGAAGTGCATTAGTATGA
- a CDS encoding 2,3-bisphosphoglycerate-independent phosphoglycerate mutase yields the protein MKKYKILLVIADGLGDRQVKQLGNKTPLEAADKPNIKELLKSSFVGLMDPIAPGIVAGSDTSHLAIFGLDPHIYYRGRGALEALGAGGEVYQGDVAFRGNFATVDQELNVTDRRAGRTIDEGNELVKELNSRIERIKGVKVRFYKGTEHRVAVVLSGSGLSDKISDTDPHEVGKKVLDSKPLDSSIEAKRTSEIVNELTKKIYEVLSASEYNKKRIEKGLPPANIVLLRGASTYLELPKIHDYAHLSAAAVSATALIKGVCKAIGMHVYTPEGATGGLDTNYDAKAEKTAQLLKEDKYNFVFLHIKATDAASHDGKAEEKVKAIEKIDRAIGKILDIAGSEYVILFTGDHATPVELKEHSGDPVPVLLYVPENIISDNLLDFNEREARKGSLRIRGLDVINLLLSYSNRASKYGA from the coding sequence ATGAAAAAATACAAAATTTTATTAGTTATTGCAGACGGATTAGGCGACAGACAAGTTAAACAATTAGGGAACAAGACTCCATTAGAAGCTGCCGACAAGCCTAATATCAAAGAATTATTAAAATCTTCATTTGTAGGCTTAATGGATCCAATTGCTCCAGGTATAGTTGCAGGTAGTGATACTTCTCATTTAGCTATTTTTGGTCTTGATCCTCATATTTATTATCGTGGTAGAGGGGCTTTAGAGGCTCTTGGAGCAGGCGGAGAAGTATATCAAGGAGACGTAGCATTTAGAGGAAATTTTGCTACAGTGGATCAAGAGTTAAACGTTACAGATAGAAGAGCAGGAAGAACAATAGACGAAGGAAATGAACTAGTCAAAGAGCTAAATAGTAGAATAGAAAGAATAAAAGGAGTAAAGGTTAGATTTTATAAGGGAACAGAACATAGGGTAGCAGTAGTTCTTTCTGGAAGCGGACTTAGTGATAAAATAAGTGATACAGATCCGCATGAAGTAGGCAAAAAAGTATTAGATAGTAAACCTTTAGATTCGAGTATTGAAGCAAAAAGAACTTCAGAAATAGTTAATGAATTAACAAAAAAAATTTATGAAGTCCTATCAGCTTCTGAGTATAATAAAAAAAGGATAGAGAAAGGTCTTCCTCCAGCTAATATAGTATTACTTAGAGGAGCCTCGACATATTTAGAATTGCCCAAAATTCATGATTATGCACATCTTAGTGCAGCAGCCGTCTCAGCTACAGCCTTAATCAAAGGAGTATGTAAAGCAATAGGAATGCATGTATATACTCCGGAAGGAGCTACTGGAGGATTAGATACAAATTATGATGCTAAAGCGGAAAAAACAGCACAATTATTAAAAGAAGATAAATATAATTTCGTATTTTTACATATAAAAGCAACAGATGCAGCATCACATGACGGAAAAGCAGAAGAAAAAGTAAAAGCTATAGAAAAGATAGATAGAGCGATTGGCAAAATTCTAGACATTGCTGGATCTGAATACGTTATTTTATTTACTGGAGATCATGCTACACCAGTTGAATTAAAAGAACATAGTGGAGATCCAGTTCCAGTGCTTCTGTACGTACCCGAAAATATAATTTCTGATAATCTGTTGGACTTTAACGAAAGAGAGGCTAGAAAAGGAAGTTTAAGAATAAGAGGATTAGATGTTATTAATTTATTACTTAGTTATTCGAATAGAGCAAGTAAATACGGTGCATGA
- a CDS encoding GTP-dependent dephospho-CoA kinase family protein: protein MEIRDKYQIKNDICYILPTNARHELSRPYGILFSHVDNLANFLNNFKRIISVGDVVTKTLLDNEIIPFLSIVDGKTKRKAFIIDKNFQAINVLNEPGVIRLSVMKTLYKILKSDTKGTTFVMVNGEEDLLVIPVVIYGKEGDVVVYGQPNAGAVALEVSEAMKWRVKDIFSKFEVKKC from the coding sequence ATCAAATAAAAAACGATATTTGCTATATTTTACCAACTAATGCGAGACATGAACTATCTAGGCCTTATGGTATTTTATTTTCTCATGTTGATAATTTGGCCAATTTTCTTAATAATTTTAAGCGAATAATATCAGTTGGAGATGTAGTAACAAAAACTTTACTAGATAATGAAATAATCCCATTTTTAAGTATAGTTGATGGCAAAACAAAACGAAAAGCTTTCATAATTGATAAAAATTTTCAAGCAATTAATGTATTAAACGAACCTGGAGTAATAAGACTTAGTGTAATGAAAACTTTGTATAAGATATTAAAATCTGATACTAAAGGTACTACTTTTGTCATGGTAAATGGAGAGGAAGATTTACTTGTAATACCAGTTGTTATATATGGTAAAGAAGGAGATGTAGTTGTTTATGGCCAGCCAAATGCAGGAGCAGTTGCATTAGAAGTAAGTGAAGCAATGAAATGGAGAGTAAAAGATATTTTTTCAAAATTTGAAGTAAAAAAATGTTAA